A window of Candidatus Caccoplasma merdavium contains these coding sequences:
- a CDS encoding HlyC/CorC family transporter yields MGLMLLYLFTALGVSFTCSVLEAVLLSTPMSFITMKEQEGGGASARLLKKYKQNIDKPISAILSLNTIAHTIGAAGVGAEAVKIFGQAYFGIISAILTILILVLSEIIPKTIGASYWRRMALFSAQVIRVFVYICYPLVLLSELITRVFSPKEKELSVSREEVSAMLTVGEEEGVFESKENKVIQNLIRLNNVKVKEVMTPRVVTAVASEEMTLRDFYNEKSYRFYSRIPVYGDSKDYITGYVLRRTVLENLTEDKFDMKLKDIRRPIPYFSENKSVSTVWEKLLEHKEQIALIVDEYGCFRGIITMEDVVETIFGLEIIDETDTVVDMQQLARDRWNARLQRYKEM; encoded by the coding sequence ATGGGATTAATGCTTTTATACCTATTCACGGCATTAGGTGTATCCTTTACTTGTTCGGTGCTCGAAGCCGTGTTGCTTTCGACGCCGATGTCATTTATCACGATGAAAGAGCAGGAGGGGGGCGGAGCGTCGGCCCGACTGCTGAAAAAATACAAACAGAACATCGACAAACCCATCTCGGCCATTCTCTCGCTCAACACCATCGCCCACACCATCGGTGCAGCCGGCGTGGGAGCCGAAGCGGTGAAAATCTTTGGTCAGGCCTATTTCGGCATCATCTCGGCCATACTCACCATACTCATTCTCGTGCTTTCTGAGATTATCCCCAAAACCATCGGCGCTTCGTATTGGCGCAGGATGGCCCTTTTCTCGGCACAGGTGATACGGGTGTTTGTCTACATCTGCTATCCGCTCGTGTTGCTCTCCGAGTTGATAACCCGTGTTTTCTCGCCCAAGGAGAAAGAGCTGTCGGTGAGCCGTGAAGAGGTGTCGGCCATGCTCACGGTGGGCGAGGAAGAGGGTGTCTTCGAGTCGAAAGAGAACAAGGTGATACAGAACCTCATTCGCCTCAACAACGTGAAGGTGAAAGAGGTGATGACCCCGCGCGTGGTCACCGCCGTGGCCTCGGAAGAGATGACCTTGCGCGACTTCTACAACGAGAAGTCCTACCGTTTCTATTCGCGCATACCCGTCTACGGCGACAGCAAAGACTACATCACCGGCTATGTGCTGCGGCGCACGGTGCTCGAAAACCTCACCGAAGACAAGTTCGACATGAAACTCAAAGACATACGCCGTCCCATACCCTATTTCTCCGAGAACAAGTCGGTCTCGACCGTGTGGGAAAAGCTCCTCGAACACAAGGAACAGATAGCCCTCATCGTCGACGAGTATGGCTGCTTCCGCGGCATCATCACCATGGAAGACGTGGTGGAGACCATCTTCGGCCTCGAAATCATCGACGAGACCGATACCGTTGTCGATATGCAGCAGCTGGCCCGCGACCGCTGGAACGCCCGTCTGCAACGCTACAAAGAGATGTAG
- the ccsA gene encoding cytochrome c biogenesis protein CcsA, giving the protein MNWEVFPYFAVVSVVLSLGGALVALFKPRQAFVAQVLALAGIGVLGVFVAGFWVSLGRPPMRTMGETRLWYSLFVMMAGFFVYRRWNYRWLLLFTTVLSAVFCIINILKPEIHDATLVPALQSVYFIPHVAVYMFAYGILACSFILAVVGLFDKKNLYFDSMDNPVYIATGLLFLGLLTGALWAKEAWGDFWSWDPKETWAAVTAAGYLAYIHLRFTRASKSRWLYFVVVVSFLLLQMCWYGYKYLPSSGQSLHLYNMQ; this is encoded by the coding sequence ATGAATTGGGAGGTTTTTCCATATTTTGCCGTTGTCTCCGTCGTCCTGTCGCTGGGCGGAGCCCTCGTGGCCCTGTTCAAGCCGCGGCAGGCGTTTGTGGCGCAGGTTTTGGCGCTGGCCGGCATTGGAGTGCTCGGCGTGTTTGTGGCGGGATTCTGGGTGTCGCTCGGACGGCCGCCCATGCGCACCATGGGCGAGACGCGCTTGTGGTATTCGCTGTTTGTGATGATGGCGGGATTCTTTGTTTACCGGCGATGGAATTACCGTTGGCTGCTGCTGTTTACCACCGTGCTTTCGGCCGTCTTTTGCATCATCAATATCCTGAAACCCGAGATACACGACGCGACACTCGTGCCGGCGCTGCAAAGCGTCTATTTCATTCCGCATGTTGCCGTCTACATGTTTGCCTACGGGATATTGGCCTGCTCTTTCATTCTTGCTGTCGTGGGGCTTTTCGATAAGAAAAATCTCTATTTCGACTCGATGGACAATCCTGTGTATATTGCCACCGGACTGTTGTTTCTCGGTCTGCTCACCGGTGCCTTGTGGGCCAAGGAGGCTTGGGGCGACTTTTGGAGCTGGGACCCCAAGGAGACTTGGGCAGCCGTCACGGCTGCGGGTTACTTGGCCTATATACACCTGCGTTTCACCCGGGCCTCGAAGAGCCGATGGCTCTATTTCGTGGTCGTGGTGAGTTTTCTCCTGCTGCAAATGTGCTGGTATGGATATAAATACCTACCTTCGTCGGGTCAAAGCCTGCATCTCTACAACATGCAATAA
- a CDS encoding WYL domain-containing protein, which produces MTKDLFNRYIWLVDTIYRAGRISFEEINQRWRNSGMSNGEDMALRTFHHHRHAIEEIFDINIECDKRNGYCYYIENADDIEKGGIRNWLLNTFAVNNLINESHHLKHRILFEQIPSCQKFLTPIIEAMRDSTVITITYQSFWKEHPNTFVLEPYCVKIFKQRWYMLANNCPSNTLLVFSLDRILSLTPTEQHFTLPADFDAREFFSSCFGIIVEADKKIETVRLIVYGNQYKYIRSLPLHHSQKEIETDKNMDFKIFEYQLRPSFDFVKEILSYGDEIEVESPSWLRDIVANITHNASALYRE; this is translated from the coding sequence ATGACAAAAGATCTGTTCAACCGTTACATCTGGCTGGTCGATACCATCTACCGGGCCGGACGAATCTCCTTCGAAGAAATCAACCAACGTTGGAGAAACTCCGGAATGAGCAACGGCGAAGATATGGCTCTCCGCACATTCCACCATCACCGGCACGCCATCGAAGAAATATTCGACATCAATATCGAATGTGACAAACGGAACGGCTATTGCTATTACATAGAAAATGCCGATGATATAGAAAAAGGGGGCATAAGGAACTGGCTGCTGAACACGTTTGCCGTAAACAACCTGATCAACGAGAGTCATCACCTCAAACACAGAATCCTGTTTGAACAAATCCCCTCATGCCAAAAATTCCTGACGCCCATCATCGAAGCCATGCGCGACAGTACCGTCATCACCATTACCTACCAAAGTTTCTGGAAGGAGCACCCCAACACCTTTGTGTTGGAACCGTACTGCGTAAAAATATTCAAGCAACGCTGGTATATGCTGGCCAATAATTGCCCAAGTAACACGTTGCTTGTTTTCTCCCTCGACCGCATTCTTTCTCTTACCCCCACCGAACAACATTTTACCCTTCCGGCCGACTTCGATGCCCGGGAATTTTTCTCTTCCTGTTTCGGCATCATCGTGGAGGCGGACAAAAAAATCGAGACGGTACGCCTCATCGTTTATGGCAACCAATACAAATACATACGTTCGTTGCCCCTGCATCACAGCCAAAAAGAGATAGAAACCGACAAGAACATGGATTTCAAGATTTTCGAATACCAACTGCGGCCCTCTTTCGACTTCGTCAAGGAAATCCTCTCCTACGGAGACGAGATAGAGGTGGAATCTCCCTCATGGCTGCGCGACATCGTAGCCAACATAACCCACAACGCCAGCGCTCTATACCGGGAGTGA
- a CDS encoding heme-binding domain-containing protein, with the protein MKTSSKIILIAIAIIVIGAIVYRAVNTAPPESMPADEQIVKIFDDGGCAACHTADPALPFFSNWPIARKLITEDILKGYEAFDIIPMMKAIENGEAVNEVDLAKVEKAVLDGTMPLAKYYLVHWGASLTDKKSDIVLGWIRDHRAQFYPNTLAAEEFANETIRPVPDSVEYDPAKAALGELLYHDTRLSADGTVSCATCHGINTGGVDNLKYSEGIGGQLGGVNAPTVFNAVFNFVQFWDGRAATLADQAAGPPLNPVEMGCASFDEIVARLAQDKAFVKAFNAVYPEGLSQATITDAIAQYERTLVTPDSPFDRYLKGDKEAMTAEQIKGFELFKEYNCATCHAGVNMGGQSYELMGRRADYFKDRELQEKSGLTDGDNGRWAQTGIERDRFRFRTPGLRNVALTYPYYHDGSVESLEEAVGMMAKYQVGKELSAENIATITAFLQALTGEYKGETLVNDNMK; encoded by the coding sequence ATGAAAACAAGTTCGAAAATCATTCTCATTGCGATTGCCATAATCGTAATAGGGGCGATTGTTTACCGGGCTGTCAACACGGCTCCGCCCGAGTCGATGCCGGCCGATGAGCAAATCGTGAAAATCTTTGACGACGGAGGCTGTGCTGCTTGTCACACCGCCGACCCCGCACTCCCTTTCTTCTCAAACTGGCCCATTGCCCGCAAGCTCATTACCGAAGACATTCTGAAAGGGTATGAGGCTTTCGACATCATTCCCATGATGAAGGCCATCGAGAACGGCGAAGCCGTGAACGAGGTAGACCTGGCCAAGGTCGAGAAAGCGGTTCTCGACGGCACGATGCCCTTGGCCAAATACTATTTGGTGCACTGGGGCGCGTCGTTGACCGACAAGAAGAGCGACATCGTGCTCGGCTGGATACGCGACCATCGGGCACAGTTCTATCCCAACACGCTGGCTGCCGAAGAGTTTGCCAACGAGACCATCAGACCGGTGCCCGACTCGGTGGAGTATGACCCCGCCAAAGCCGCGCTGGGTGAGCTCCTCTACCACGACACCCGTCTCTCGGCCGACGGCACCGTTTCCTGCGCCACCTGCCACGGCATCAATACCGGCGGTGTCGACAACCTGAAATATTCCGAAGGCATCGGCGGACAACTCGGTGGTGTGAACGCCCCCACGGTGTTCAATGCCGTGTTCAACTTCGTCCAGTTCTGGGACGGACGGGCTGCCACGCTCGCCGACCAGGCAGCCGGCCCTCCCTTGAATCCCGTCGAGATGGGTTGTGCCTCGTTCGATGAAATCGTGGCCCGCTTGGCACAGGACAAGGCGTTTGTGAAAGCCTTCAACGCCGTCTATCCCGAAGGGTTGAGCCAAGCCACCATCACCGATGCCATCGCCCAGTATGAGCGCACGCTCGTCACGCCCGACTCGCCTTTCGACCGTTACCTCAAAGGCGACAAGGAAGCCATGACCGCCGAGCAGATCAAGGGCTTCGAGCTCTTCAAGGAGTATAACTGCGCCACCTGCCATGCCGGTGTGAACATGGGCGGGCAGAGCTACGAGCTGATGGGTCGCCGGGCCGACTATTTCAAGGACCGCGAGCTTCAAGAGAAATCGGGTCTCACCGACGGCGACAATGGCCGTTGGGCACAGACGGGTATCGAACGCGACCGGTTCCGCTTCCGCACTCCCGGCTTGCGCAATGTGGCACTCACCTATCCCTATTACCACGACGGTAGTGTGGAGAGCCTCGAAGAGGCTGTCGGCATGATGGCCAAATATCAGGTGGGCAAGGAACTGTCGGCCGAGAACATCGCCACGATAACCGCTTTCCTGCAAGCCCTCACCGGCGAGTACAAGGGCGAAACCCTCGTCAACGACAACATGAAATAA
- a CDS encoding cytochrome c biogenesis protein ResB, with protein sequence MGKRLLYLFVLVFLAAALLQFFLGNPDPGIFAFPVNAVMLLALVGGLYVLHREKEKSPLVASLSSGQAAVVAILLTGLNALLMVFFPGLEWQKSWIFDACLLMLFTNLFLILLRYKGANRIRFYLNHAGLFVFVAALAFGAADMRTMRAAVNVGETIDKAYTREGKAHSLGYALRLDSFEVDFYEGSNRVPADFRAVVVVDGERHTLRVNEPWHRSWKEDVYLSGYDTRAGRESEYCVLEFVIQPWKYIALTGLLLFVAGALMLVWGGKNRT encoded by the coding sequence ATGGGAAAGAGATTGTTATACCTGTTTGTCCTCGTATTTTTGGCGGCGGCTCTCCTCCAATTTTTTCTCGGCAATCCCGACCCGGGGATTTTTGCCTTTCCTGTGAACGCGGTCATGTTGCTGGCTCTCGTCGGCGGGTTGTATGTCCTGCACCGGGAAAAGGAGAAGAGTCCTCTGGTGGCTTCCCTCTCTTCGGGACAAGCGGCTGTCGTTGCCATACTCCTGACGGGCTTGAATGCCCTTCTGATGGTTTTCTTTCCCGGGCTCGAATGGCAGAAATCGTGGATTTTCGATGCCTGCCTGCTCATGCTTTTTACCAATCTTTTCCTTATCTTGTTGCGATACAAGGGAGCCAACCGCATCAGATTTTATTTGAATCATGCCGGTCTCTTCGTCTTCGTCGCCGCCCTGGCTTTCGGTGCGGCCGACATGCGCACTATGCGCGCGGCCGTGAACGTGGGGGAGACCATCGACAAGGCTTATACCCGCGAAGGGAAAGCCCATTCGTTGGGTTATGCCCTCAGGCTCGACTCCTTCGAGGTTGATTTCTACGAAGGTAGTAACCGTGTCCCGGCCGACTTCCGGGCCGTGGTCGTCGTTGACGGGGAGCGTCACACCCTCAGGGTGAACGAGCCGTGGCACAGGTCGTGGAAAGAAGACGTCTATCTCTCGGGTTATGATACCCGGGCCGGTCGAGAGTCGGAATACTGTGTCCTCGAATTTGTCATACAACCGTGGAAATATATCGCTCTTACCGGGCTGTTGCTTTTTGTGGCCGGAGCCCTTATGTTGGTATGGGGTGGAAAAAACAGAACTTGA
- a CDS encoding PH domain-containing protein: MRTFKSRIDGSAVYSLLAVTTAGMLYCLWVGYVVAWVLCMLGVVFLIARITGTEYRFLDDGTLVVRSGYLASRHVAVTEITRVATVVKGHAFFAPYALSRHGIALSLEEEKRPLFVSPKEHEGFIRELLRRNPAIEISDFK, translated from the coding sequence ATGCGCACATTCAAATCGAGAATCGACGGCTCGGCGGTTTATTCGCTGCTGGCCGTGACGACGGCGGGCATGCTCTACTGCCTGTGGGTGGGGTATGTGGTGGCGTGGGTGTTGTGCATGTTGGGAGTGGTGTTTCTCATTGCCCGCATCACCGGCACCGAATACCGTTTTCTCGACGACGGCACGCTCGTTGTGCGCTCGGGCTACCTCGCCTCGCGCCATGTGGCCGTGACCGAGATAACCCGTGTGGCGACAGTCGTGAAGGGGCACGCCTTTTTCGCGCCCTATGCCCTCTCCCGCCACGGCATCGCCCTGAGCCTGGAAGAGGAGAAACGGCCGCTCTTCGTCTCCCCCAAGGAACATGAGGGTTTCATAAGGGAACTGTTGCGACGCAATCCCGCCATCGAAATTTCCGATTTTAAATAA
- a CDS encoding radical SAM protein produces the protein MSTLLFREIVFGPVHSRRLGISLGINLLPADGKVCSFDCIYCECGYNSERHAHSGLPSREAVRESLKERLVAMHGRGEKLDVITFAGNGEPTLHPDFAAIIDDTLQMRDAYYPEAKVSVLSNATRIDRPDVFDALNRVDNNILKLDSTFDTTVRLINTPTSPSFSVEKLIEGLCRFKGNLIIQTLFLQGEHNGNVVDNATEEELLPWLDALRRIAPKEVMIYTIDRETPEKALRKASPETLDAIARRVEALGIKAQVSY, from the coding sequence ATGTCCACTCTCCTGTTTCGCGAAATCGTCTTCGGGCCGGTACACAGTCGCCGACTCGGAATATCTTTGGGTATCAATCTCTTGCCCGCAGATGGAAAAGTCTGTTCGTTCGACTGCATCTATTGCGAATGCGGTTACAACAGCGAACGTCACGCCCACAGCGGGCTACCGTCGCGCGAAGCGGTGCGGGAGAGTCTCAAAGAGCGTCTCGTGGCCATGCACGGCCGGGGTGAGAAACTCGATGTCATTACTTTTGCCGGAAACGGGGAGCCCACGCTCCACCCCGACTTTGCCGCCATTATCGACGATACGTTGCAAATGCGCGATGCTTACTACCCCGAAGCCAAGGTGAGTGTCTTGTCGAATGCCACGCGCATCGACCGTCCCGATGTTTTCGACGCCCTCAACCGGGTCGACAACAACATACTCAAACTCGATTCGACCTTCGACACGACGGTGCGTCTCATCAATACGCCCACATCGCCCTCTTTCTCGGTCGAGAAACTCATCGAGGGGCTCTGCCGCTTCAAAGGAAATCTCATCATACAGACCCTTTTCTTGCAGGGTGAGCACAACGGAAATGTGGTCGACAACGCCACCGAAGAAGAGCTCCTGCCCTGGCTCGATGCCTTGCGCCGCATCGCTCCCAAGGAGGTGATGATTTACACCATCGACCGCGAAACGCCCGAAAAAGCCTTGCGCAAGGCGTCGCCCGAAACACTCGACGCCATTGCCCGCCGCGTCGAAGCCTTGGGTATCAAAGCTCAGGTTTCGTATTGA